CGGCGACGAGCCCGGTGAGCACCCGGCGCATCGTCCGCTCGAACACGGCCTGCGGCTCGGCTGCCTCGTCCGCCTCTGCGTGATCGGCCATGGCCGCCGCGAGGTGCGGGTGCTTCCCTCGGCCGGCCGCCTGCCGCAGAAAGGCGGCCTGCGCCGTCTGACGGCTCGCCTGTCCGCGGCTCGACAGGATCTCCGAGCGGGCGAACTGGGCGACGAGGGCGTTCATCAGGGCGACGACCTCCATCTTGGCCGGGCCCGGCAAGGGCGTGGGTGCCATCGCCTTCAGCGCGTACTCCAGGTACTCCACCCCCCGCGGGCCCAGTCGGAGTGGTTCCGGCGGGACGTCGACCAGCCAGGGGTGCCGCAGGTGGACCGCCTTGGTGCGTGACGCGAGGGCGAGCAGGTCCTCGACGGGCCCGCCGCCCAGCGGGACGTCCAGGTCGACCTCGCCCACCACCGCGTCCGTCATGAGGTCGAGGAGGTCCTCGCGGCTGGAGACGTAGCGGTACAGGGACGCCTGGCCCGTGCCCAGCGCCGTCGCCACGCGACGCATGGACGCCGCCGCCAGGCCGCTTTTGTCCGCCAACTCGACGGCGACGGCGGTCAGTTCCGCACGGCTGTGCACGGCCGTGGGGCCGCGGGTGCCGCGTTCGGGGCGCTCCCAGACGGTCACGCGTTCCTCGGCCACGTCGTCCACCTCTCCCATCGGTACCGCGGCTGTCTCGCACCGGTCCTGGTCGTCCTCGTGGTGCCTCCCCTACACTAAATTGCGAACACTGATCGCAGTTACGGGAGGTCCCCATGTCCTCGTCATCGATCGGCCCGTGGAGCCCGGTCCGCTGGGCCGAGAACGGCACGGTCCAGCTCGCGTACGACCGGTGGACCGAGCCGGACGACGGTGATCCGCTCCTGCTCGTCATGGGGCTCGGCGCGAACCGCCGCTGGTTCCCCGACGGTCTGTGCCGGATGCTGGCGGCACGCGGTTTCGCGGTCGCCCGGTACGACCAGCGCGACGGCGGCGAGTCGACGCGCCTCCCGTCAACCGTCGCCCGCAACCCCGTCTCCGCGCTCTTCGCCCGGCGCGGGGAGGCGTACACCGCCGAGGACATGGCGGACGACACCGCCGCGGTCATGGACGCCCTGGGGTGGTCGTCGGCACATCTGCTGGGGGTCTCCCTCGGTGGTGCCGTCGCCCAGCGCGTCGCGCTGCGGCACCCGGAGCGCGTTCGGACGCTCACGACCATGGCCGCCGTCCCCGGGGACACCTCGGGCCTGCGGGCCGTGCGGTACATCCGACTGGGGACCCTGGCGAAGTTCACCGGTCTGAGGTTCCCCGACACCCCCGAAGGGAGCATCGCGGCCGCCGTCGCCGTCTCCCGTCTCCTCAACTCGCCGAACCGACCCTTCGACGAGACGGCGGCCCGGGAGAACGCCGTGCGCAACGTCGACGGCGGCGTACACGACCGGCAGGCGCAGAGCCGTCAGATCGGCGCCCAGTGGCACGGCGGGAAGATCAGTGCCATATCGCGGCCCACCCTCGTCCTCCACGGGGAGGACGACCCCCTCATCAAGCCCGCGGCCGGTAAGGCCATCGCCTCCCGGATCCCCGGCGCGCGCCTGGTCCTCCTGCCCGGGGTCGGCCACGAGGTTCCCGCGTCCGCGTGGGAGAGGGTCACCAGCGAGGTCCGCGGACTGGCCGACGGTGCTCGTGGCGAAGCCGGGCCGCCGTCCGACTGACGGACGGGTGCGGGAAGGCCGGTGGCTCCATCCCGCCACCGTCTGGCGCCGTCGGTCGGGGTGGGGGTGGTGGCCTGCCGGGCAGTGGCGACAAGGCGCGCGGGCCCGTCGCCGGGTCGGCCGGCCTCGCCTTCACCCGGCCGAGGGGCGCATGCGCGGGGGTCGGGTTGTCGACGCCCCCGGCCCGGGCCGGTCGCCCCCGCCCCCGCGGCGCGGTCGGTGGCCTCGCGCAGGCCCCCGCCGGCGGCCGGGTCTCGGTGGCCGAGGCTCCCCACCGCGCAGCCGTGGTCCTTCGGCGCCGCG
This portion of the Streptomyces changanensis genome encodes:
- a CDS encoding TetR/AcrR family transcriptional regulator; protein product: MGEVDDVAEERVTVWERPERGTRGPTAVHSRAELTAVAVELADKSGLAAASMRRVATALGTGQASLYRYVSSREDLLDLMTDAVVGEVDLDVPLGGGPVEDLLALASRTKAVHLRHPWLVDVPPEPLRLGPRGVEYLEYALKAMAPTPLPGPAKMEVVALMNALVAQFARSEILSSRGQASRQTAQAAFLRQAAGRGKHPHLAAAMADHAEADEAAEPQAVFERTMRRVLTGLVAG
- a CDS encoding alpha/beta fold hydrolase, translated to MSSSSIGPWSPVRWAENGTVQLAYDRWTEPDDGDPLLLVMGLGANRRWFPDGLCRMLAARGFAVARYDQRDGGESTRLPSTVARNPVSALFARRGEAYTAEDMADDTAAVMDALGWSSAHLLGVSLGGAVAQRVALRHPERVRTLTTMAAVPGDTSGLRAVRYIRLGTLAKFTGLRFPDTPEGSIAAAVAVSRLLNSPNRPFDETAARENAVRNVDGGVHDRQAQSRQIGAQWHGGKISAISRPTLVLHGEDDPLIKPAAGKAIASRIPGARLVLLPGVGHEVPASAWERVTSEVRGLADGARGEAGPPSD